A window of Tautonia plasticadhaerens contains these coding sequences:
- a CDS encoding carboxypeptidase-like regulatory domain-containing protein, with amino-acid sequence MTRFIRRIALGGLLALALGLTPRPAVGNGFGLFGPRETVYLGSPVETIYAVPTATSYVVPTTSIVSTSYLVPTASYVYRPARYTLAPTIYRSASTLLPTSYLVGSSYLRPTRYYLDDVVSTSYVPTSYAYSTSLLYPSSVVYDSTPIVVDRPVAAPSPSPSGTSATRRNEPALQAPRQSGNPPGTGRSPELESRAIEPRQPEASAAPAEEEDAGIVPEPSSPPTLPAPGEDGAIEGIMPLPEPFETRTSQRPAFSGGLPGSTLAAATKLVQGRVRDEQTRGPVSGLVVTFSNTVSSFAERRAVTDEDGQFRLAEFLPDGDWSIVVSGSGANAPTRTYPQVTVMGGRIYDRLGRDYSKLVLDY; translated from the coding sequence ATGACCCGGTTCATCCGCCGAATCGCCCTCGGGGGCCTGCTGGCCCTGGCGTTGGGATTGACGCCGAGGCCCGCGGTCGGCAACGGCTTCGGGCTGTTCGGCCCGAGGGAGACGGTCTACCTCGGTTCCCCGGTCGAGACGATCTACGCCGTCCCGACGGCCACCTCGTACGTCGTCCCCACGACCTCGATCGTCTCGACCTCGTACCTGGTGCCGACCGCGTCGTACGTCTATCGCCCGGCACGTTACACGCTGGCCCCGACGATCTACCGGTCGGCCTCCACGCTGCTGCCGACGAGCTACCTGGTCGGCTCGTCGTACCTGCGGCCGACCCGCTATTACCTGGATGACGTGGTCTCGACGTCGTACGTCCCGACCTCCTACGCCTACTCGACCAGCCTGCTCTACCCGTCGAGCGTCGTGTACGACTCGACCCCGATCGTGGTCGATCGCCCGGTCGCCGCGCCGTCGCCATCGCCGTCCGGGACCTCGGCCACTCGTCGCAACGAGCCGGCGCTGCAGGCACCCAGGCAGTCGGGCAATCCCCCGGGGACCGGCCGGTCGCCCGAGCTGGAGAGCCGGGCCATCGAGCCCCGACAGCCGGAGGCCTCCGCCGCCCCCGCCGAGGAGGAGGATGCCGGGATCGTCCCCGAGCCCTCCAGCCCCCCCACGCTGCCGGCCCCCGGCGAGGACGGGGCGATCGAGGGGATCATGCCCCTGCCCGAGCCCTTCGAGACGCGGACCTCGCAGCGCCCCGCGTTCTCGGGGGGCCTGCCCGGCTCGACCCTGGCCGCCGCCACGAAGCTGGTGCAGGGCCGGGTCCGGGACGAGCAGACCCGGGGCCCCGTCTCCGGCCTGGTCGTGACCTTCTCGAACACCGTCTCCAGCTTCGCCGAGCGTCGGGCCGTCACCGACGAGGACGGCCAGTTCCGGCTCGCCGAGTTCCTCCCCGACGGCGACTGGTCGATCGTCGTCTCCGGCTCCGGGGCCAACGCCCCGACTCGCACCTATCCCCAGGTCACCGTCATGGGCGGGCGGATCTACGACCGCCTGGGCCGGGATTACTCGAAGCTGGTGCTCGACTATTGA